Part of the Acidobacteriota bacterium genome, GATCGGTGTCGGCGCCGGCGCCTGCGGCCTCGGTCTCTCCGGGACGACGGGCTGAACGGCGATCGGCTTCGGCTCCGGAACCGTCGCTTCGGGAACGGTTCGCTCCGGCGCCGGTCGGCTGGCGAATGACCAGGGGTCGCGGGCTGCCGTGACCTCCGGCGGCGTTTCGTCCAGGGTGTGCGCGGCCAGTTCCACCACCTCGATCGTGGTGGATTGCAGATCCGCGTGGGTCGTGCGGATAAAGCCGGGTCCACCGCCGAAGGAAGGCAGGTAGCGCCAGGCGGCGATCAGCGCGACGACCGCGAGCAGAACCAGCAGCAGGGGCCGCGGTCGGTTCGATCGGGCTTCGGCGGCGCTCATGCTCCCGCCTCCTGACCCGAAGGTCTCGCCTCGCCGACGGAGAAGAGGGTCGAGAGGCGCAGGTCGATCCGCAGGTTGGGAGTCGCTTCGCTCAGGCTGATCGACTCGAGGGCGACGAACGTGTCCGTCATCTCGAGTTCGTTGATCAGCCGCCGCAACTGGGTGTAGTTCCCCTCGACGGTGAACACCAGCGACTTCTCGACCAGCCCATACTGCTCCAGTTGCTCCTCGGGGTAGGAAGTGGAGCCTGGGTGGAGCCCGGAGCGGTCGGCGAGTTCCTTGACTTCGCGAAGGAGATCGGTCAGCCGTTCCCGCTCGGTGGCGAAGCCTTCGCGGTAGAGGCCTTCGACCCGGTCGCGGGTCGCCTCGACCGTCGCCACCTGCCCCTCGCGGCGGGCCACCTCCTGGGTCGCGCGGGTACGCAGGTTGCGCACGTCGGCGATCTCGTCCTCGAGCGCCTGGAAGCGGCCCGCGTAGACTCCGCGGTACGTCGAGAGCAGGCCCGCGTTGATCACGCACAGGCCCACTCCGACCCAGAACCAGATGCGCAGGCGCCATATCCGCCGCCGGCTCATGGCTGGCCCTCCATCGGCGCTGCCTGCTCTCCCGCGGCCGCGGTGTCCGCGGTGCCCTCCGTCTCGCCCGGGACGGATCCCGGCGTGTACGCGACGGCGATCGAGAAGTCGACGGGACCGGTGTCTTCGCGGCTTTGGTGCCGGAGCTTCGGGTCGTCGAACGACAGGTGCGCGAACAGGGCGTCCATCAGGGAAAAGAGCGCCTCGTCATCCTGAGCTTCACCGCTGATGTCGAGCATCACGCGCGTGGCGGCGTCGGGGCCCGGCACGGCCTGCCGCCTGCGGCTTCTCTCGCTCGGCTGCGGTGCGAGACTGCGCAGGCGTGTGTTCCATGGCAGCACCTGCTCGATGTCGGTGAAGAGCTGCCCCCACGGGAACCGCCGATCCGCGATGCGCTCGTTCAGGAACGCGACCTCGCGATTCTGGGACGGCACGTCGAGGCGTGCGAGTTGCGAGCCCAACCGGTCGAGTTCGGCGCCGTCGGCGGCAAGCTGCTGCCGGAGTTCGGCGAGTTCGGTGCGAGCGTCGGCCGAGCCGGTGAGGTAACCCCAGTACAGCACCGCGTTGAGGGCCAGAAGCGCCATCCCGAGCGTCCAGAGAAGCGCCGTCAGGCGCCGCCACGGACGGCGGTTGACGAACGGGCGGGCGGCCAGATTGACCCCAGTCTTCATGTCCTCACCGTCAGCGAGGCGCCGAGCATCGGCAGCGCCTGCTCTACGTCGATGTCGAGGGTTTCGGCGCCGGAGCCGAAGACTCCGTTGCCGTCGAGAATCCGGGCGGGCAGTTCCAGCCCGTCTTCGAGGCGCTCGCGCCAGATGCCGCGGGTCTCCTCCGGGGCCAGCATCAGGGCGTATCCGGGCAGACTGCCCTCGTCGCCGAAGATCTCCCGCTCCTCGACGAAGCTCCTGGTCAGTCGCAGGTCGCGTACCGCCAGGCTTGAAGCGACGGAAGCCGGGAGGTTCGGGTCGATGCTCTTGTAGCGGAACAGGGCCGGGCCTTCCTCCGCGCGTGCGAGCAGGGAGTAGCCGTCACGGTGCGCGACGAGGAGTAGAAAGGGGTCCGAGTCGCCGTGAATCCGGGCGATGCCGTTGGCAGCGCTCAGGCTCTCGTTCGTGACCGCGCCGATATGGATCCCGGCGCCCCTGAACGAACCTTCGATCTGGGCCAGAACGTGCTCGATGCCGAACCCGATCAGGAAGCGGGCAGAACCGTTGCCCGCGGCGCCAGCCCGCCTGCCGCGCACACGGAGTTCCTCGACCCGGAACGGCACCTGCTTTCGGAGCTTGAACCGCAGCGCCTCTTCCCGCCGTTGCGGCTTCGTGGGAACCTCTTCGAGTTCGGCGAAGGTCAGCCGGAGCCAGCGGTCCGGGAGAACCAGGGCGGCAGTGGTCACCGGGTTCCCGATCGCCGTATCGGCGGCCTGCTGCAGCTCCGAGACGACCTCATGGAACTGGGCTGGCTCCCGTAGCGGCCCCCCCAGGGCACCGTCCTGGAAGGTGTCGGCGGGGAGTTGCCGCCGCCTGACGGCCACGAGTTCCGGCATGGATCCGTCCTGGCGCACGAAGTGGGCCAGGACGAGCTCGCGCTCGTCGAGCAGGAACACCGACGCCGGCCCCCGAGGGTCGTCGAGGCCGACGAGGCGTTCAATCCACAAAGGTAACTTTGTTGATCTCACGGAGGGTCGTTACTCCTTGCCGGACCTTCGAGAGTGCGCTTTCGCGCAGGAACCGCATGCCTTCCGCACCCGCGGCGCGGCGGATCTCTGAGGCGGGACGGCGGTCAAGGATCATCTCGCGGATGGAGTCGGAGAGGTCGAGCAGTTCGGACACGGCCATCCGGCCGAAGAACCCCGTGCCGTTGCACTCCATGCAGCCGCGGCCTTCGAAGAGTTGCCAGCCGGCGATGTCGGACCGGTTGAGACCGCTCTCTTCGAGGAGTGCGTCGTCGGCCCGGACCGGTTCGCGGCAGTGGTTGCAGATGCGCCGGACGAGACGCTGGGCGAGAATGCAGTTGAGCGCCGCCACGAAGTTGTACAGGTCGACATTCATGTTGAGGAACCGGCCGAGAACGTCGACCACGTTGTTCGCGTGGACGGTCGTGAACACCAGGTGACCGGTCAACGCCGACTGGATCGCGATCTGGGCCGTCTCCTCGTCGCGGATTTCCCCGACCATGATCTTGTCCGGGTCGTGCCTCAGGATCGACCGGAGCCCGCGGGCAAAGGTCAGCCCCTTCTTCTCGTTGACCGGAATCTGGGTGATCCCGTCGAGTTGGTACTCGACCGGATCCTCGATCGTGATGATCTTGTCCTCGCTCGACTGGATCTCGGAGAGGCATGCGTAGAGTGTGGTCGTCTTTCCGGACCCGGTCGGCCCGGTGACCAGCACCATGCCGTAGGGCTCGCGGATGAACTTGCGGAGCTTCGTGATCGTCTCGTCGTCCAGGCCGAGGACGTCGAGCCGCAGTGTCTTGAACTCCTGGTTCATCGACTCCTTGTCCAGGATGCGGATCACGCAGTCCTCGCCGTGGACGGAGGGCATCACGGAAACCCGGAAGTCGATCGTGCGACCGCTGACCCGGACCTTGAACCGCCCGTCCTGGGGGATCCGCTTCTCGGCGATGTCGAGTTCGGACATGACCTTGATCCGGCTGACGATCGTCTGGTGATGGCGGCGGTCGATCGGTTCCATCGCCTGGTACAGCACGCCGTCGATGCGGTACTTGATGATCACTTCCTGTTCGCGGGTCTCGATGTGAATGTCCGACGCGCGCCGCTGAATCGCGTTGAAGAGGGTGGAGTCGACCAGCTTGATGATCGGACTCTGATCGGCTGAGATGCGGTCGATCGAGAGCACCTCGCCGCTGTCCTCGTCCTCCTGGACGAGCTGGATCTTGAAGTCCTCGGTCGCCTCGTCCAGGACGCGCTGGGCGCTCTCTGACTTCTGCAGCAGATCCTCGATCTCGGTGCGGGTGCCGATTCGGGCCTCGAGCGGCTGACCCAGTTGCAACTCCAGTTCGTCCAGTCTGACGACGTCCGTCGGATCGGCCATCACGACCGCGAGGCGGCCCTCCAACTGGCGCTCGGGAATGAAGCTGTAGCGGAGCATCAGGTCGAATGGGATGTGGCGGAAGAGGTCGTTGTCGATGCGGAAGTTGTCCAGATCGGCGACCTCCAGGCCAAACCGGGCCGCGATCCGGGCCGCCTCGGTCCGTTCGCGGGCGAGCCGGCCTTCCTCTTCGCTGGCCAGACGGAGGCTCTCGAGTTCCGAGACGCCTTCCGCGATGAGGCGCCGGTTCCGCGCCGCGGCCGTTTCGTCCTGGACGACCATCAACCCTGGACCTGTCCGAGCACGCTGAACAGCGGCAGATACATGGAGAGAACGAGCAGCGCGATCGTGAAGCCCATGACCACCAGCATCACCGGCTCGATCAGGGAGAGCAGGCGCTCGGTGCGGGTCTCGACGTCCTCGTCCAGAAAGTCGGAGACGCTGTTCACCATCTCGTCCAATGCTCCGGTCGCCTCACCGACCTTGACCATGTCGATCGCGAGATCGGTGAACGCCTCGGATTCCTCGAGTGCCACGTGGAAGGCAGCGCCCTCTCGAATCCGCGGGCCGAGAGCCGCCGCGCGACGGTGGAGGAACCGGTTCGTGACCGCGGAGGTCGCAGTGTCGAGCGCAGCGGCCAGCGGCAGTCCGCCGTGCAGCAGAGTGGCGAGGGAGCGGCAGAACTCGGACAGCGCGAAGCGGTGGAGGATCGGTCCGATGATCGGCAGCCGCAGCTTCAGGCCGTCGACGACGGCGCCCAGGCGACCGCTGCTTCCGACCCTCCAGGCGACCCAGACGGCGATGATCGTCGCTGCGACCAGGACCAGTGTGGTCGGGTTACGCAACAGCGCCGACAGGCCGAGCAGCATCTGCGTGATCCAGGGCAGATCGAGGTCGAGAGCCTGGTAGAACTCTTCGAAGCGTGGCATGACGAAGAACATCATCACGGCCACGATGCCGACCGACAGGCAGACCAGCAGCGCCGGGTAGAACAGCGCGCTGACGACGCGCTTGCGTGAAGTGGTGACCAGTTTGAGTTGACGGACGTAACGGCGGATCACCTGCTCCAGGCCGCCGCTCTGCTCGCCGGCCTTGAGCATCGACGCGTAGATCGGTGGGAACGCCCCGCCGGCCTCGGCGAATGCGTCTGAGAGTTCGGCGCCGCTCTCGACCCGGTCCTTGATCTCGGCCAGCGCTTCCCTGAACGCGGTGTTGCGCTGCCGCTCGTGCATCAGCTCCAGGCATTGAAGCAGGGGGAGTCCTGCGCCGAGGAGGCCGGCCATCTGTTGATTGAAGACGAGGAAATCGGGGCCGGGAATCGCCTTGCGCGAGCTGCCCTCTCCGGTCGCGGAGGCGGATCCCAGCAGCGATCCCAGCATGTGCTGAAGGCCGCGGCGTCTGATCTCGAAGACATGGAGCCCGCGACGCTCGATCTCACGTCGCGCGCTCCTCAGATCGGGCGCCTCGTGAATCTGCTCGACGATGCGACCGTCGGCAGTGCCGAGCCGGCAGACGAACTGCATGACCGGGATCGTCCTACTCGCCCGCGCTCAGGTCGTCTTCCTGAGGCGGGCTGACGGTGACCGCGACGACCAGTCCGCTGTCGGCCGAGTCGCGGGACGAAATCGCCAGAACGAGGGGCTTGCCGACCCAGACGTTCACGTGGCCGTTGAAGATCCGCTCACCCAGGCTGTCTCCACGGCTGCGGTCGACCTCCACGCCGTAGAGCTTGAGCCGGCGGTCGAGCAGCACGGTGCCGACCCGGAAGCCGATCCGGAACTCGGTACCGATATCGAAACGCACGTCCTCGCCTTCCATGGCCTCGAACCGCCCCTCGCCGAGCTGCCGGTAGCTCGTGAAGGCCAGCCAATCGCCCAGTTCGTCGATGAGTTCGGCCGGCAACTCGGAACGCGGGTCGCCCTGGCCGCGGCGCGACGCCTCGAGAATGAAGATGTGCAACTCGACCTGACGGCGCGGGTGGTCGAAGTCACGGAGCAAGGCGAGCAGGTGCTCCAGAACGCTGCGCGCGTCCCGCAGCACCAGCGTGTTCGTCGCGCGTTGCAGTTCGATCGTGCCGTGCGGCGACATCTCGCCCTGCATCCACTCCAGGGCGTCGTCGGCGCGCTGATGCTGGAGCGTGAACGCGTGGCGGACCTGGGTCTCGGCCTCCTGCTGCGCGGCCCCCGCCGTCGAGAGCAGTAGCGGAAGGATGACGGCGAGGGCGACGCGCGTACTCGCGGAAGCAGCCGCCGTCATGGTGCGATTTCCGTGACGACCAGGACCATGTCGAGCTTGGAGTCGATGCCGTTCCCCGGGAACTGGAAGACGCCCATCGGCTCGTCGCCGAGCGGTTCGACGAGCGGGGCCATGGCGATGTGGGGTGAAAGACTCAGTTCGGAATCGACGACGTCGCCGGGCGACGGCGCAGTCTCCGGCCAGAGCAGGAAGCCCAGGCCGAACGCCGCCGCCGCGGCGCCCGCCGCAAGGACCGACGCGACGGGGAGCCGCCGGCGAGCGGTCCGGGCCGCCTTGAGCCGCCTTTCGGTGGCGCGTCCGTCGAGTTCGAGCCGGACCCGTCTGCGGAGTTCATCGACCTCCTGTGCCGTGTCGGCGCGGTCACGAGCGCTGGCGAAGGCCCCGCCGATGAGGAGCAGCGGATCGACCTGGAGCGAAGCCGTGTGGCAACGCTCGCAGTCCTCCCGATGGCGCAGGGCATCTGCCCAGGCCCGGTCGATGACCGTGTCGCCGATCTCAGGGCTCCGTTCGGCGTGCTCGCGCTCGCGCGCGAGAGCAGCCCAGTCCGGGCAGGCGGTAGTCATGAGCGATCCTCGATCCCGGTGTGCTTGACCCGGGCGTTTTGGGCGTATTCGGGATACCGCTTCCGCAACTCCTTGCGGAGTTGCCGGCGGCTGTTGAACAGGTGGTTGCGGACGGTGGACGGGCGAATGCCGAGAATG contains:
- a CDS encoding GspE/PulE family protein translates to MVVQDETAAARNRRLIAEGVSELESLRLASEEEGRLARERTEAARIAARFGLEVADLDNFRIDNDLFRHIPFDLMLRYSFIPERQLEGRLAVVMADPTDVVRLDELELQLGQPLEARIGTRTEIEDLLQKSESAQRVLDEATEDFKIQLVQEDEDSGEVLSIDRISADQSPIIKLVDSTLFNAIQRRASDIHIETREQEVIIKYRIDGVLYQAMEPIDRRHHQTIVSRIKVMSELDIAEKRIPQDGRFKVRVSGRTIDFRVSVMPSVHGEDCVIRILDKESMNQEFKTLRLDVLGLDDETITKLRKFIREPYGMVLVTGPTGSGKTTTLYACLSEIQSSEDKIITIEDPVEYQLDGITQIPVNEKKGLTFARGLRSILRHDPDKIMVGEIRDEETAQIAIQSALTGHLVFTTVHANNVVDVLGRFLNMNVDLYNFVAALNCILAQRLVRRICNHCREPVRADDALLEESGLNRSDIAGWQLFEGRGCMECNGTGFFGRMAVSELLDLSDSIREMILDRRPASEIRRAAGAEGMRFLRESALSKVRQGVTTLREINKVTFVD
- a CDS encoding type II secretion system F family protein yields the protein MQFVCRLGTADGRIVEQIHEAPDLRSARREIERRGLHVFEIRRRGLQHMLGSLLGSASATGEGSSRKAIPGPDFLVFNQQMAGLLGAGLPLLQCLELMHERQRNTAFREALAEIKDRVESGAELSDAFAEAGGAFPPIYASMLKAGEQSGGLEQVIRRYVRQLKLVTTSRKRVVSALFYPALLVCLSVGIVAVMMFFVMPRFEEFYQALDLDLPWITQMLLGLSALLRNPTTLVLVAATIIAVWVAWRVGSSGRLGAVVDGLKLRLPIIGPILHRFALSEFCRSLATLLHGGLPLAAALDTATSAVTNRFLHRRAAALGPRIREGAAFHVALEESEAFTDLAIDMVKVGEATGALDEMVNSVSDFLDEDVETRTERLLSLIEPVMLVVMGFTIALLVLSMYLPLFSVLGQVQG